In bacterium, a single window of DNA contains:
- a CDS encoding aromatic aminobenezylarsenical efflux permease ArsG family transporter, whose translation MITVALTVLWLGILTSISPCPLATNIAAISYLGKRTGAIRNVILGGIAYTSGRMLTYVVIAFAVVETLFSISAVSMFLQTSMNKILGPVLIVTGMFLLELLTLNIPGFAMTGTLQRRVDSGGIWGAGFLGILFALSFCPVSAALFFGSLIPLSLQARTRIQSGILYPSLYGIGTALPVIICAFFIAFGMNSLGRMFTFLTRFERWSRRITGIVFIVVGIYYSIRYIF comes from the coding sequence ATGATTACTGTTGCTCTGACAGTACTCTGGCTTGGCATCCTCACCTCGATAAGCCCGTGCCCGCTTGCGACCAATATCGCGGCTATTTCTTACCTCGGCAAGCGGACCGGCGCCATACGGAATGTGATTCTCGGCGGGATTGCATATACTTCGGGAAGGATGTTGACGTATGTGGTTATTGCTTTTGCCGTTGTCGAAACGCTCTTCTCGATTTCCGCTGTTTCGATGTTCCTTCAGACTTCCATGAACAAGATACTGGGGCCGGTTCTCATAGTGACAGGGATGTTCCTTCTTGAGCTGCTGACTCTGAATATCCCCGGATTCGCCATGACCGGAACCTTGCAGCGCCGTGTCGACAGCGGAGGGATATGGGGCGCCGGATTTCTGGGTATTCTGTTTGCCCTCTCGTTCTGTCCGGTTTCGGCGGCGCTCTTTTTCGGCAGTCTCATACCTCTTTCCCTTCAGGCCCGCACTCGTATCCAGTCCGGTATTCTCTATCCTTCCCTGTACGGTATCGGTACGGCTCTCCCCGTTATCATATGTGCCTTTTTTATTGCGTTCGGTATGAACTCGCTAGGCAGGATGTTTACCTTCCTGACCCGTTTCGAACGGTGGAGCCGTCGGATTACCGGTATTGTTTTTATTGTTGTTGGAATATATTATTCAATTCGATATATTTTCTGA
- a CDS encoding nitrophenyl compound nitroreductase subunit ArsF family protein, which translates to MKPKMIVTVLLVAFVVVSVAVLIVKETRNAADTTGAEEAAANSPAQASNETGSGNPVAPDANVDVVYYFMTAQRCPSCMKIESFTRDAVQENFEDALKNHRLIWRMLAVDTPENNHFVKEYQLYTKSVVLVKIRKGKEVEWKNLEQVWNLLGDEKAFKSYITDEVRTFIEKG; encoded by the coding sequence ATGAAACCAAAAATGATTGTCACAGTATTGCTGGTTGCGTTTGTTGTGGTGAGCGTGGCTGTTCTTATCGTCAAAGAAACCCGTAATGCGGCTGACACAACCGGCGCTGAGGAGGCGGCGGCGAACTCACCCGCTCAGGCATCAAATGAAACAGGATCGGGGAATCCGGTTGCCCCGGATGCAAATGTCGATGTCGTTTATTATTTCATGACCGCCCAGCGGTGTCCTTCCTGCATGAAAATCGAATCGTTCACGAGAGATGCCGTACAGGAGAACTTTGAGGATGCGCTCAAGAACCATCGTCTCATATGGCGGATGCTCGCGGTCGATACACCTGAAAACAACCATTTTGTCAAAGAATACCAGTTATATACGAAATCCGTCGTACTGGTGAAAATCCGCAAGGGTAAAGAGGTCGAATGGAAGAATCTGGAGCAGGTCTGGAATCTGCTCGGTGATGAAAAGGCTTTCAAATCATATATAACCGATGAAGTCAGGACATTTATCGAGAAGGGATGA
- the arsB gene encoding ACR3 family arsenite efflux transporter, producing METENTRHEKGLSFFEKYLTVWVILCILAGIVMGKLAPGVSSFLDSLAIYVGEAPVVSIPIAVCLFFMMYPIMVKIDFGEIVKAGKSIKPVGLTLFINWAVKPFTMYAISVFFLGMVFRNFIGTDAVDLVKMPLGLDLPVGALHGDGRVVMAGGMKVLEIPLWRSYLAGCILLGVAPCTAMVLVWGYLARGNDGHTLVMVAINSLTMLVFYGPLGGFLLGVGRLPVPWQALFLSIAIYVALPLAAGYISRKWIIAAKGEIWFRERFLHLLTPITIGALLITLVLLFSFKGEVIISNPLTILWIAIPLFIQTNLIFWLGYGLARVLRLSYPDAAPSAMIGASNHFEVAIATSTMIFGLSSGAALATVVGVLIEVPVMLMLVRICLKTRQWF from the coding sequence ATGGAAACTGAAAACACAAGGCATGAGAAAGGGCTGAGTTTTTTTGAAAAATATCTTACCGTATGGGTGATTCTGTGCATTCTCGCAGGGATCGTGATGGGAAAACTGGCGCCGGGTGTGTCTTCGTTTCTCGACAGTCTTGCGATTTATGTCGGCGAGGCTCCTGTTGTATCGATCCCCATAGCCGTCTGCCTCTTTTTCATGATGTATCCCATCATGGTGAAGATCGATTTCGGCGAGATCGTCAAGGCAGGGAAAAGTATCAAGCCCGTCGGCCTGACGCTTTTTATCAACTGGGCGGTTAAACCGTTCACCATGTATGCTATCTCGGTTTTCTTTCTCGGAATGGTATTCAGGAACTTCATCGGTACCGATGCCGTCGATCTTGTGAAAATGCCCCTCGGTCTGGACCTGCCGGTCGGTGCGTTGCACGGTGATGGCAGGGTTGTGATGGCGGGTGGCATGAAAGTACTCGAAATTCCCCTGTGGCGGAGTTATCTGGCAGGCTGCATTCTCCTGGGTGTCGCCCCATGTACCGCCATGGTGCTCGTGTGGGGATATCTTGCGCGCGGCAATGACGGGCACACGCTTGTGATGGTGGCGATCAATTCACTTACCATGCTTGTATTCTACGGGCCTCTCGGAGGATTTCTCCTCGGTGTCGGCCGTTTGCCGGTACCGTGGCAGGCGCTTTTTCTGTCCATCGCGATTTATGTGGCGCTTCCTCTTGCAGCAGGGTATATATCGCGGAAGTGGATTATTGCCGCCAAAGGGGAGATATGGTTCAGGGAGAGATTCCTTCACCTGCTTACTCCGATAACGATAGGAGCGCTCCTCATCACCCTCGTGCTACTCTTTTCATTCAAAGGGGAGGTGATCATCTCGAATCCTCTGACCATTCTCTGGATTGCCATACCCCTGTTTATCCAGACCAATCTCATTTTCTGGCTCGGTTACGGGCTGGCACGGGTTCTCAGACTTAGCTATCCCGATGCCGCACCTTCTGCCATGATCGGGGCGTCGAATCATTTCGAGGTGGCGATTGCCACCTCAACCATGATTTTCGGGCTCTCCTCGGGCGCTGCGCTGGCAACTGTCGTCGGTGTCCTCATTGAAGTGCCCGTCATGCTCATGCTTGTAAGGATTTGCCTCAAAACGCGGCAATGGTTTTAA
- a CDS encoding thioredoxin family protein encodes MKTIQILGTGCPKCKKLAENSEAAAKQLGIGYEIEKITDINRIMEFGVIMTPALVVDGEVKTVGKIPAVEEIEKMLV; translated from the coding sequence TTGAAAACCATTCAGATTCTCGGCACCGGCTGCCCGAAGTGTAAAAAACTTGCCGAAAACTCCGAGGCAGCCGCGAAACAGCTCGGTATCGGGTATGAAATCGAAAAAATAACGGATATCAACAGGATCATGGAATTCGGCGTCATAATGACACCGGCGCTTGTGGTGGACGGCGAGGTGAAAACTGTCGGGAAAATCCCCGCTGTCGAAGAAATCGAAAAAATGCTCGTGTAG
- a CDS encoding permease has product MSMKQELKSLGILAAVFLGFYYLPVGIPRFNNAVLESLYLAKWYAREHVLLCLIPAFFIAGAISVFVSQASVMKYLGARANKVLAYGVASVSGSILAVCSCTVLPLFSGIYRMGAGLGPATAFLYSGPAINVLAIILTARILGFKLGIARAVGAVGFSIIIGLLMHVFFRKEETEKARAQFAMPDSEDTRPLWQTAVYFASMVGILVFANWGRPDAPAGLWHVIYSLKWPITGGFSVLLGIVLIAWFGLAWWKILGVVVPTGSAALFFPHEPMIPFVIGIAGLSVITGTDRGETSDWFASSWGFAGQILPLLLFGVLIAGALLGRPGYEGLIPSRWVSAAVGGNSLLSNFVASFAGAFMYFATLTEVPILQGLIGNGMGNGPALALLLAGPALSLPNMLVIRSVMGTKKTVVFVTLVILMATFTGLIYGAVFG; this is encoded by the coding sequence ATGAGCATGAAACAGGAATTGAAATCTCTTGGTATACTTGCGGCCGTATTTCTCGGCTTTTATTACCTTCCCGTCGGAATTCCGCGTTTCAACAACGCTGTGCTGGAATCACTGTACCTCGCGAAATGGTACGCGCGCGAACATGTCCTTCTATGCCTGATACCCGCCTTTTTCATTGCCGGCGCAATCTCGGTGTTTGTCAGCCAGGCTTCGGTCATGAAATATCTCGGCGCACGGGCGAACAAGGTGCTTGCCTATGGTGTCGCGTCGGTGTCCGGCTCAATCCTCGCAGTATGCTCCTGTACCGTGCTCCCGCTGTTTTCAGGGATTTACAGGATGGGCGCGGGGCTCGGGCCCGCCACCGCGTTTCTCTACTCGGGCCCGGCGATCAATGTCCTTGCAATCATACTGACCGCGCGCATTCTCGGTTTCAAATTAGGAATAGCCAGAGCGGTCGGCGCTGTCGGTTTCAGCATCATTATCGGCCTGTTGATGCATGTATTCTTCCGGAAAGAGGAGACAGAAAAGGCCAGGGCGCAGTTCGCGATGCCGGATTCTGAAGATACCCGCCCCCTGTGGCAGACCGCAGTCTATTTTGCCTCCATGGTGGGCATTCTCGTATTTGCCAACTGGGGCAGGCCTGATGCGCCGGCAGGTCTCTGGCACGTCATCTATTCATTGAAATGGCCCATTACCGGTGGATTTTCCGTGCTGCTGGGGATTGTGCTGATCGCCTGGTTCGGCCTCGCCTGGTGGAAAATCCTCGGCGTCGTAGTTCCCACCGGTAGCGCCGCACTCTTTTTCCCCCACGAGCCGATGATTCCGTTTGTGATCGGGATTGCGGGGCTTTCAGTCATCACAGGCACCGACAGGGGAGAGACAAGCGACTGGTTCGCTTCCTCATGGGGATTCGCCGGACAGATACTGCCGCTCCTGTTGTTTGGTGTCCTCATCGCGGGAGCGCTTCTCGGGCGGCCGGGGTATGAAGGACTGATACCATCGCGCTGGGTCAGCGCCGCTGTCGGCGGCAATTCGCTCCTGTCGAACTTTGTCGCATCGTTTGCCGGGGCATTCATGTATTTTGCCACGCTCACCGAGGTGCCTATCCTTCAGGGGCTCATCGGAAACGGCATGGGAAACGGCCCGGCGCTGGCGCTCCTCTTGGCGGGACCAGCGCTCAGCCTGCCCAACATGCTTGTCATCCGCAGCGTGATGGGTACGAAAAAGACGGTCGTTTTTGTGACGCTCGTCATTCTGATGGCGACTTTCACGGGATTGATCTATGGCGCGGTGTTCGGATGA
- a CDS encoding metalloregulator ArsR/SmtB family transcription factor: MDAETNARFEARARIIKAMAHPTRLFIIDVLSHDRRCVCELTEMVGADISTVSKHLSILKNVGIISDEKEGTKIFYSLKTRCILNFFSCVESVLLTNAREQIRLVELK, translated from the coding sequence ATGGATGCCGAAACAAATGCCCGGTTCGAAGCCCGGGCCCGTATCATAAAAGCGATGGCTCATCCGACCCGTCTCTTTATCATCGATGTGCTTTCACATGACAGACGATGTGTCTGTGAGCTCACTGAAATGGTCGGGGCCGATATATCGACTGTGTCGAAGCATCTGTCGATTCTCAAAAATGTCGGGATCATCAGTGATGAAAAGGAAGGTACCAAAATTTTTTATTCTCTGAAAACCCGGTGTATTCTTAATTTTTTTTCCTGCGTCGAGTCGGTGCTTCTGACAAACGCCCGCGAGCAGATACGCCTCGTTGAATTAAAATGA
- a CDS encoding DMT family transporter, translating into MQHNSSVSPRTVLYVSVVICIWSVSATVETVTLRGLSPMQFSLWSTAAGSLGLILALAMKGSLKSLGSYRLQDHMQLLLFAVLGFCGYQTLKYTAYITVPVPQANILQYTYPVFIVIFAMPFLNQRLTFTKITGIAAGFIGAAIILSGGSFTGIDRTHFSGYLLALSAGFSWGLFSVLASRAAFEPVSSMFFMQLYSTVIVLSIVLLRGMFVIPGGFRELAGVIFSGIISNAIGVLLWLDAQRSTNDVSLITGSLYLIPFLSLVAFRVFLSIPIPFYTYTGLVFIVGGMVFHTIWSRRYSGKNGRAMRPGPAPHVRFVGSPEKTKHTPDR; encoded by the coding sequence ATGCAGCATAACTCTTCCGTCAGTCCCCGCACAGTTCTCTACGTTTCCGTGGTTATCTGCATCTGGTCGGTTTCGGCGACCGTTGAAACGGTGACCCTGCGCGGTCTGTCACCCATGCAGTTCAGTCTCTGGAGCACAGCGGCAGGCTCGCTTGGTCTTATTCTTGCGCTTGCGATGAAAGGATCGCTCAAAAGTCTCGGATCGTATCGTTTACAGGATCATATGCAGCTCCTGCTGTTCGCCGTCCTCGGATTCTGCGGATACCAGACTCTCAAATACACCGCCTATATTACCGTCCCGGTGCCCCAGGCCAATATTCTCCAGTATACCTACCCGGTTTTTATCGTGATTTTTGCCATGCCGTTCCTCAACCAGAGGCTCACCTTTACCAAGATCACCGGCATTGCCGCGGGTTTCATCGGAGCGGCGATCATTCTTTCGGGCGGGAGCTTTACCGGGATCGACCGGACACATTTTAGCGGATACCTGCTTGCGCTGTCCGCGGGTTTTTCGTGGGGATTGTTCAGCGTCCTCGCCTCACGGGCGGCGTTCGAGCCCGTTTCATCCATGTTTTTCATGCAGTTGTACAGTACGGTGATAGTATTGAGCATTGTTCTGTTACGGGGTATGTTCGTTATTCCGGGAGGATTTCGCGAGCTTGCGGGAGTCATATTCTCCGGTATCATATCAAATGCGATCGGAGTCCTTCTGTGGCTCGATGCACAGCGTTCCACGAACGATGTTTCACTCATCACCGGTTCGCTCTACCTCATACCCTTTCTCTCGCTCGTTGCATTCAGGGTATTCCTTTCCATACCAATTCCCTTTTATACCTATACGGGCCTTGTTTTTATTGTCGGGGGCATGGTGTTTCATACGATCTGGTCACGCCGTTATTCCGGTAAAAACGGGCGGGCGATGCGTCCCGGCCCGGCGCCGCATGTCCGTTTTGTCGGCAGCCCTGAAAAAACAAAGCACACCCCCGACAGATGA
- a CDS encoding CocE/NonD family hydrolase encodes MKRKYGIRIPVAMLLVTMALSFLPAFAAELSQPEYKVIEELDVMVAMRDGVQLSTNIYRPDAQGAFPALIMRTPYGNGGSDNQDGHFFAQRGYAVIIQDVRGRYESEGLFDAGRTEGVDGIDTHQWVVSQPWCNGRLGTFGGSYVGFTQWMPASLGSSHLEAMFATLTSADFHDYWMYQGGAFRLRSWTSWIYWLTEPYDAGREDRNGKMNELNGTLPLMEQDKLLGWRVSSARDWLAHPEHDLYWKNTSIMDGYKNIHAAVYNIGGWYDIFLAGTLKNYTEMTGSGIDPSVRKKQKLLVGPWLHGFTGDGKVGDLDYGKDAIMGGLPFQTLMLRLFDSALKGTDTGIMNEAPVRIFVMGSNVWRDEQEWPLARTQYRKWYFSSRSKANTLTGDGLLDASMQDGASTDTYTYDPADPVPSSTDTTYYSHFSSGPRDQQKIEERQDVLVYSSPELEKDMEVTGPVEAVVYAASTALNTDFTAKLVDVYPDGRAMRLCDGIIRASSRNPGEKPSNIEPGRVYEYHIDLWATSNVFKKGHRIRVEISSSNFPRFDRNLNTGEKFAVGTAWIKAVQTVYHTKEYPSHIVLPVIE; translated from the coding sequence ATGAAACGTAAATACGGTATCCGTATACCTGTCGCGATGCTGCTTGTTACCATGGCATTGTCATTTCTGCCAGCCTTTGCCGCTGAGCTCTCACAGCCCGAATACAAGGTGATAGAGGAACTCGATGTCATGGTCGCCATGCGGGACGGCGTGCAGCTGTCGACCAACATCTACCGTCCCGACGCGCAAGGAGCATTCCCTGCCCTCATCATGCGGACACCATACGGTAATGGCGGAAGCGACAATCAGGACGGTCATTTTTTCGCTCAGAGGGGCTATGCGGTCATTATACAGGATGTGCGCGGCAGGTATGAATCCGAGGGGCTGTTCGATGCAGGCCGGACAGAGGGAGTGGACGGAATCGATACCCACCAGTGGGTCGTATCACAGCCATGGTGCAACGGCAGGCTCGGTACGTTCGGCGGATCATATGTCGGGTTCACTCAGTGGATGCCTGCTTCCCTGGGAAGCTCTCATCTCGAAGCGATGTTCGCGACGCTCACATCCGCGGATTTTCACGATTACTGGATGTACCAGGGCGGCGCGTTCCGTCTCAGGTCATGGACATCATGGATTTACTGGCTGACCGAACCCTACGATGCAGGCAGGGAAGACAGAAACGGCAAAATGAACGAGCTGAACGGCACTCTTCCTCTCATGGAACAGGACAAACTCCTCGGATGGAGGGTATCCTCGGCGCGGGATTGGCTCGCCCACCCCGAACACGACCTTTATTGGAAAAATACGAGCATAATGGACGGGTATAAGAACATCCATGCCGCGGTGTACAATATCGGCGGGTGGTACGACATCTTTCTGGCGGGAACGCTGAAGAATTATACCGAGATGACAGGGTCGGGCATCGATCCATCGGTCCGGAAAAAACAGAAACTGCTCGTCGGTCCGTGGCTTCATGGTTTTACCGGGGATGGCAAGGTCGGCGATCTCGATTACGGGAAAGACGCCATAATGGGCGGACTGCCTTTTCAGACACTCATGCTCCGGTTGTTCGACAGCGCGCTCAAGGGAACCGATACCGGTATCATGAACGAGGCGCCGGTGAGGATTTTCGTGATGGGCAGCAATGTCTGGCGCGACGAGCAGGAATGGCCGCTTGCGCGTACTCAATACCGGAAGTGGTATTTCAGCAGCAGGAGTAAAGCCAATACGCTTACCGGCGACGGCCTCCTCGACGCATCGATGCAGGACGGCGCATCGACCGACACCTACACGTACGATCCTGCCGACCCGGTACCCTCATCGACCGATACCACATACTACAGCCATTTTTCGAGCGGGCCGAGAGACCAGCAGAAAATCGAGGAACGGCAGGACGTTCTCGTCTACTCGTCACCCGAGCTCGAAAAGGACATGGAAGTCACCGGGCCGGTCGAAGCTGTTGTCTATGCCGCCAGCACGGCGCTCAATACGGATTTCACCGCCAAACTCGTCGATGTCTACCCGGACGGCAGAGCGATGCGTCTCTGCGACGGCATCATCAGGGCAAGCAGCCGTAATCCCGGAGAAAAACCGTCAAACATCGAACCGGGCAGGGTATATGAATACCATATCGACCTCTGGGCAACGAGCAACGTGTTCAAAAAGGGCCACCGGATCAGGGTCGAAATTTCGAGCAGCAACTTCCCGCGGTTCGACCGTAACCTCAACACGGGCGAAAAATTCGCTGTCGGAACCGCATGGATAAAAGCCGTGCAGACGGTTTATCATACGAAGGAGTATCCCTCCCATATCGTGCTGCCGGTAATCGAATAG